Proteins co-encoded in one Arachis hypogaea cultivar Tifrunner chromosome 13, arahy.Tifrunner.gnm2.J5K5, whole genome shotgun sequence genomic window:
- the LOC112737413 gene encoding pentatricopeptide repeat-containing protein At5g47360: protein MPQFANSRFYSCLLQHRLKALPFSTQQEGMASVSDTLYGHLKDKNYGSVERSLSKFKPKLDSRCVMEVMSRCYPQDPQLGLRFFIWAGFQSGYRHSAYMYRKACKLLGIDKNPSIVCDVIGSYENEGCFVNVNMFRVVFKLCKEAELCDVALWVFRKLGSFSMRADTVMYNVVISLCCKKGEIEMAGVLMREMSVNGLHPDSITYMAIIEGLCDAGQLDDAYSVLEVMRLDGCSPSSVVLSAVLDGFCRSGSMERALKLLDEMEKEGGNRSPNVVTYTSVIQSFCKRGQHAEAFDILDRMKAHGCRANHVAVFIILESLCAEGHLEEAHRLIDKFVEEHDVSYGQCYSSFVVSLIKIRQLDEAEKLFRKMLAGKIKPDTFSCSLLLKELCMKGRLLNGFYLLDEIENMGYLYSIDIDIYFILLIGLCRSNHLIEAAKLARIMLKKSVPLRRPNAYSALNILSKYGEQDLVNQLLGMQKRFR, encoded by the coding sequence ATGCCCCAGTTTGCAAACTCCCGTTTTTACTCATGCCTTCTGCAGCACAGGCTTAAAGCCCTTCCTTTCTCCACCCAACAAGAGGGTATGGCTTCTGTTTCTGATACCCTTTATGGACACTTAAAAGACAAGAACTATGGCAGTGTTGAAAGGTCTTTGTCGAAGTTTAAGCCCAAGCTTGATTCTAGATGTGTCATGGAAGTGATGAGTAGATGCTATCCTCAGGATCCTCAGTTGGGTCTAAGGTTCTTCATTTGGGCTGGTTTTCAATCTGGGTATAGGCATAGTGCTTACATGtacagaaaagcatgcaagttGCTTGGGATTGATAAGAATCCTAGCATTGTTTGTGACGTTATTGGGTCTTATGAGAATGAAGGGTGTTTTGTCAATGTCAACATGTTCAGGGTGGTTTTTAAACTATGTAAAGAAGCCGAACTTTGTGATGTGGCTTTGTGGGTGTTTAGAAAATTGGGGAGCTTTAGCATGCGTGCAGATACTGTGATGTATAATGTGGTCATAAGTTTGTGTTGCAAAAAAGGTGAGATTGAAATGGCTGGTGTGTTGATGAGGGAGATGAGTGTGAATGGACTTCATCCTGATTCGATTACATATATGGCGATAATTGAGGGGCTTTGTGATGCTGGTCAACTGGATGATGCTTATTCTGTTCTTGAGGTTATGAGGTTAGATGGATGTTCGCCCAGTTCAGTGGTTCTATCTGCTGTTTTGGATGGATTTTGTAGGTCTGGATCTATGGAAAGAGCATTGAAATTATTGGATGAAATGGAGAAAGAGGGTGGGAATCGTAGTCCAAATGTTGTCACTTATACATCTGTGATTCAGAGCTTTTGTAAGAGAGGTCAGCATGCAGAAGCATTTGATATTTTGGATAGAATGAAAGCTCACGGGTGCCGTGCAAATCATGTTGCTGTTTTTATCATTCTTGAAAGCCTTTGTGCTGAGGGTCATCTGGAAGAAGCTCATAGGTTGATTGATAAATTTGTGGAGGAACATGATGTTTCATATGGTCAATGCTACAGTTCATTTGTGGTTTCTTTGATAAAGATTAGACAACTTGATGAAGCAGAGAAGCTCTTCAGGAAAATGCTTGCTGGTAAGATAAAACCAGATACTTTCTCTTGCAGCCTTTTGCTGAAGGAACTTTGCATGAAGGGCAGGTTGCTGAACGGATTCTACTTGCTTGATGAAATTGAGAATATGGGATACTTATATTCTATTGAcattgatatttattttattcttttaattggtCTTTGTCGAAGTAACCACTTGATAGAAGCTGCAAAGCTGGCAAGGATAATGCTTAAGAAATCAGTTCCACTAAGACGTCCGAATGCATATAGTGCACTTAATATTCTTAGTAAGTATGGAGAACAGGATCTTGTGAACCAGTTGTTGGGCATGCAAAAGAGATTTAGATGA